The stretch of DNA AGGCGAACGTCTTGAAGATATCAGAAAGATACACGAACACTTATTTTTCTTTACAAAAAGATCTATCAAAAAATCGTTAAAACAAGCTGGTTTTGCTGTAGAAAAAATTCATTACACAGGGCATACTTTCAGCTGTGGGGATCTTGTAGAAAGAATAGCTGCTATGGTTCCGCTTATCGGAAGACCGTGTTTACATTTAGTTAATTTTTTTCATTTAAGAAATTTAAAATTATATGTGAATCCTAGAACTAAAGTTACGGTATATGCTCGTAAGATTTAATAAGATTAGACTAATCATTTAACCGCTTTTCACTATATTAATTTTAATTTGAAAAGCGGTTATTCTATTACTCTAAATAAAATCAGCCACCCGTTAAAATCTAAATAGCCCCATCAGATTCATCATCACCATCGTTATCATTGTCATCTTTTCCGGTATCTTTGACTTTTATATTACGCTCCACAGGCTCTACTATTTCTTTTCCACCTGACAACTCAAGTTTTTCTAGGTAGTTAAGTTTATATTGAGCTGCTTGCGGGTTAGGATATGTATTAACAATCTCTTTAAGCAGCTCTACGGCTTTTTTATACTCATGTTTTTGTTCATAAATATCAGCGAGCATAAAAGCGGCTTCTGCATGAATATTTTGCGGAGCATCTTTCATTACTATCAATTTTTTAAGTTCTGATTCAGCCCTTTCCCATGCATGTATAAGGGTCAAAGTATTAGCCATTTCATACAAAGCCTTAGCTTTTACATCAGGATCAGAAGTATTTTCTGCAAGGTCGTTGTAGGTGTAAATTGCCAGATCGTAATTTCTTAAAGAACAGAATGTTTTTGCGAGCAGTGCTCTTGTTGTATCAATCTGCTTAGGTTGTTGATCTGGAAATTCTAAACTTTTTTCAAGAGCTTCAACGGCTAATTTGTATTGCCCGTTTCGTATATACATCTCAGCAAGTTTACGCTTCAACCCCGGCGCAAGGTCACTTCTATGACCGAATTCAAGATACATAGCTTCAAGCAGAGAAGCCCCTTTTTCACTGTCCTGACGAACTTCTGAATAAATTTTTACAAGATAATTCCATGCTTCAAGTCTATCTTTCCCTTGTGGATTATCTTCAAGGTATCTTTCAAAACCTTTTTCGGATTCTACATAAAATCCGCTTATAAAATTTTTGCGTGCTTTTTCAATTACTCCGGAATCAGTACCTGATGTTTTTTCGCACCCCTGAACCAAAAGGATCAGGGATACGAAAATTAATATCAACCATTGTCTCATGATTCGGTTTCTTCCTCACCAAGATCATCAACTTCAATACCGTCATCCATTACAAGGTCAAACCCTACAGCATTATCATTATCATCCATTCTCACAAGCCTTACGCCTTGTGTTGCTCTTCCGACAAGACTTACGTCTTTAACTCCGAGACGGATAATTTTGTTACCGGAAGTAAGAATAACAACTTCATCTTCAGGTGAAACCATAATGGAACCTAAAACTTTACCTGTTTTAGCAGTTACACGCATACTGATTATGCCTTTACCGCCTCTGGTCTGCAGACGATGCTGTTCAATATTTGTGCGTTTACCGTAACCGCCTTCAGATATTGTGAGTAACTGGGTACGCTCTTCATCACCGGTGACAACACCTGAAACAACGTCATCTTTAGGGCGGAGGGCAATACCCTTTACACCGCTTGCTACTCTGCCCATTGCGCGGGCATCCTGACAGCTGAATCTGATAGAAGTACCGTCTTTGGTTACAAGAATTGCTTCAGAATTAGCATAGACCTCTTTTACCGTTATAAGCTGATCGTCTTCTCTCATGCTGACGGCCCTGATTCCGGACTGTCTGCAATTGCGGTAAAGCGCGATGCTGGAACGTTTTATCATTCCCTTCTTAGTCACGAACAGGAAGAAGCGATCTTCTTCGAATTCGCGCAGGGTAAGAGCTGTTGCTATAGCTTCATCTTTTTCCAGCGGCAGCAGGTTGGCGATATGTGCGCCTCTTGCTATGCGGCTTGATTCAGGGACCTGATGAACTTTAATTTTGAACATCTTCCCTTTGGTCGTAAACAATACAAGGTATTGATGATTAGAAGTTGTCAGGAAAGTATGGATAAAGTCTCCATCTTTAGTCTGAACTCCTGCAATACCCTTTCCGCCTCTCTTCTGCTGCTGATAATTTGAGAGAGGTGTACGTTTAATATAACCGCGTCTTGAAAGAGTAATAACAGCGTCATCATCAGGAATCAGATCTTCGATATCAATATCGTCAGGATTCTGGTCCATAAGCACTGTTTTACGGTCAGTAGAATAAGAAGTTTTAACTTCAATCAATTCTTCTTTGATTACTGATTTCAAAACTTCTTCGTTTTCCAAAATACTTTTAAAATATTCAATTTTTTTCAGAATTTCAGCATATTCTTCAAGAATTTTTTCATGTTCAAGGTTGGTAAGTCTCTGCAATCTCATATCGAGAATAGCCTGAGCCTGAACTTTTGAAAATTCAAAACGATCCATGAGTCCTTGTCTGGCTTCATCTCCTGTGCTTGATGCTCTGATGATTTTTACAACTTCATCAATATTATCAAGCGCAATTTTTAAACCTTCAAGGATATGGGCGCGTTTTTCACATTTATCGAGATCAAACCTTGTACGCCTGATAATAACTTCACGGCGATGTTCCAGAAAGAAGCTGAGAACCTGTTTAAGGTTCATAAGCATCGGTCTGTTACCTGAAACAGCCATCATGTTTATACCGAAGCTGGTTTCAAGCTGAGTGAATTTGTAAAGTGAATTGATGATGATATCAGGTATTGATCCTCTTTTTAGGTCAATAACAATGCGGATACCTTTACGGTCCGATTCATCACGAAGGTCGGAAACACCTTCAATTCTGCCTTCACCGACAAGAAGAGCTATCTTTTCAACAAGTGTTGATTTGTTAAGGGCATATGGAATTTCTGTTATAACGATACTTTGCTTACCGCTTTTATGTTCTTCAACTCCTAAAACACCCCTTATCTTAATACTTCCGCGACCTGTTTTATAAGCTTCTTCAAGCCCTTTACCGCCGAAGCATAAGCCTGCGGTAGGAAAGTCAGGCCCTTTGATAAACTTCCTCAGATCATCAATTTCACAGTCAGGGTAATCCAGAAGATGAAGCGTTCCATCTAATAATTCACCTAAGTTGTGCGGCGGAATATTAGTGGCCATACCGACTGCGATACCTGAAGTACCGTTCAGCAGAAGGTTAGGAACTTTTGTAGGTAGTACAGTAGGTTCCTGCAGAGAGTTATCATAGTTGTCTCTGAAATCGACTGTATTTTTTTCAAGATCAGCTAAGAACTCAGAACTGAGTTTTGACATTCTAGATTCAGTATAACGCATCGCTGCTGCTGCGTCGCCGTCAATGGAACCGAAGTTACCCTGACCGTCAACGAGCGGATCGCGCATAGCAAAACTCTGAGCCATACGTACCAAGGCATCGTATACAGCTGTATCACCATGAGGATGATATTTACCGATTACATCACCGACGATACGGGCAGACTTCTTGTAGGATCTGTTATAGCTGTTTCCAAGCTCATGCATGGCGTAGAGAATACGCCTGTGAACCGGCTTTAGACCATCTCTTACGTCAGGGATAGCTCGCCCTACAATAACGCTTAGAGAGTATTCTAAGTACGATTTTTGAATTTCTTCTTCGATAGTAATCTGACCCACTGTTTCCTCCGATTGAAAACGGAAATAATCCGCTTAAGCAAATAATCCGGAAATTGCCGGAACTAAATATCAAGCTCCTGAACTGCAAGAGCATTTCTTTCAATAAATTCTCTACGCGGCTCAACGTTATCTCCCATCAGATCCATGAAGATTTCATTGGCTGTTACAGCATCATTGATTGTAACCTGCAACATGGACCGTTTATCAGGATCCATGGTGGTTTCCCACAGCTGTTCAGGGTTCATTTCACCCAGACCTTTATAACGCTGGAGATTAATACCTTTGTATGCTTCTTCAAGAACTGCATCCAGAAGATTGAATATTCCGGTAACAGGCGTATCTACTTCACCGCGTTCAAGAATAAACTCATTACCTTCGCATTCTTCTACAATACTGCGGTTTTTTTCATATGAGTATCTGAACAGTTTGGAATTAAAAAATTCAACGGCCAGTCTTGTACGTTTACCGTTTTCATTTTCAAAAGTTATATAAACACGTTTTTCGCCTTCATCATCTTCACGTTCAATGAAAACTTTAAAACCTGATTTAACTATTTTATTTACAAAATCTTCAGGATCACTTTCCGCAAAATCAGCTGGGTAAATTTTGCCTTCGTAACTGATTAAAGCCGCAAAAAGTTTATCTGAAATACCCATATTCATTGCTTCATAAACTTTATTTTTAATAAAGCGGATATCATCAAGCAAATTTGCCAATCTTTCATTGGTATATTCTGTGCCATTACTACTTTTTATAATAATCTCTTTGGAAACTCTATCGATAAGCAGACTGTAAAGCTCTACATCGTCTTTAATGAATTTTTCAAATTTGCCTTTGGCAATTCTGTAAAGAGGAGGCTGGGCAATATATAAATGACCTCTCTGGATGAGTTCTTCATACTGTCTGAAAAAGAAAGTAAGCAAAAGTGTACGGATATGAGAACCGTCAACATCAGCATCAGTCATAATTACGACTTTGTGATATCTTAGCTTGTTAAAATCTTTTTCACCTTCTTCCTGCCCTATGCCGATACCCATTGCAGTGATAAGTGCGCGGATTTCTTTATTGCCGAGCATTTTATCAAAACGGGTTTTTTCAACATTTAAAATTTTACCTCGAAGTGGCAGAATTGCCTGATGCTTAGGATTACGCCCCTGCTTGGCAGAACCGCCCGCAGAGTCCCCTTCAACTATGAAAAGTTCACATTCTGAAGGATCTTTACTCTGGCAGTCAGCAAGTTTACCAGGAAGTGAATGGTCGGATAAAGCACCTTTTCTGCGCACAAGTTCACGCGCTTTTCTGGCAGCGTCTCTAGCTCTTGCGGCATCAACAACTTTTTCGACAATCGCTTTAGCATCTTTGGGATTTTCCTGAAAATAAGATGAAAGTTTGTCGTAAACCATTGTTGCGACAATACCCATCATTTCAGAGTTACCAAGTTTAGTCTTGGTCTGCCCTTCAAACTGAGGATCACAAAGCTTAACACTCACGACAGCTGTCAAACCTTCGCGGACATCATCACCGGAAAGTTTCTGTTTCAGCTTTTTAGGCAGATCAGAATTTTGAATGTAAGTGTTGATCGCTCTAGTAAGTGCAGTTTTAAAACCTGCCAGATGTGTTCCGCCTTCAACAGTACGGATATTATTGGCAAAAGTATGAGTATTTTCTTTGTAGGCTGTATTATACTGCAATGCCAGTTCGGTAACAACGTTATCGATATCTGAATAAGCATAAACAACTTCACTTACAGCTGTCTGACCTTTGTTAAGATCTTTGACAAACTCAACAATACCGCCTTCTGCCTTAAAGTTTGCTTTTTCGTTGGTTCTTTCATCAAGAAATTCAATTTCCAGTCCCTTGTTAAGATATGCAAGTTCTTGAAAGCGTTTTCTTAAGGTATTGAAATCATATTGATTAGTTTCAAAAATCTGCTCATCAGGTCTGAAACGTATGGTTGTTCCTGTCGTAACGGCGTCACCGATGCATTCAACAGGTCCTGTCGGTACACCCCTCTCATACGACTGACGATACATTTTACCGTCTCTCCTTACCGTCGCCTCAAGTTGTTCTGAAAGTGCGTTTACACACGATACTCCGACCCCGTGAAGGCCACCTGAAACTTTATAGGCATCGTTATCGAACTTACCACCGGCATGAAGAACGGTCATAACTATTTCAAGAGCCGGTTTTTTTTCTTTCGGATGCATATCAACAGGAATACCGCGGCCGTCATCTGAAACGGTTACGCTGTTATCCATATGCAGTTTAACTTTAATCTTCGAACAATAGCCACCCATGGCTTCATCGATAGAGTTGTCCACCACTTCGTATACAAGGTGATGAAGACCTCTTGTATCGGTAGAACCGATATACATAGCAGGTCTTTTTCTTACAGCTGCCAATCCCTCAAGGACGGTAATCGAATCTGCTGTATAAGTATCTTTATTTTGAGCCATTAAACATCTTCCTCACTGTAGTAAGTCTCTTCCTGAACCTTCATAGGCATAACAATTACGAGGTATTCGTTGTCCTCATCTCCGGTTAAACCGCAAGGAGCTTCAGATCCTGTCAGAGTAAAGCTGATTTTTCCAGATTGAAAATGACCGAGGATCTCGATCAGATTCTTTGTAGGAAATGCAATACGTTCCATCTCGCCGCTAAACTCAACTTCTATGGATTCTGTAGCCGTTCCGACTTCCTGCCCCTGACTGAACAGAATAAGTTCACCGGGGTTAAACATGAAGGACGCACAACGATTTGAATCTGTATTAAAAATAGAAATACGATCCAGAGCAGTAGAAAGCTCTGATTTCTGTACTTTCATACGGGAAACATCATCGTCATTAAGCTTCGCCAGAAAATTCTTGTAATTCGGGTACTGATAATAACTTAAAGGCAAGCTGAATGTTTCTTTTCCATCAGCAGTCTTAAAGAATAATCTTTTTTC from Desulfovibrio gilichinskyi encodes:
- a CDS encoding tetratricopeptide repeat protein produces the protein MRQWLILIFVSLILLVQGCEKTSGTDSGVIEKARKNFISGFYVESEKGFERYLEDNPQGKDRLEAWNYLVKIYSEVRQDSEKGASLLEAMYLEFGHRSDLAPGLKRKLAEMYIRNGQYKLAVEALEKSLEFPDQQPKQIDTTRALLAKTFCSLRNYDLAIYTYNDLAENTSDPDVKAKALYEMANTLTLIHAWERAESELKKLIVMKDAPQNIHAEAAFMLADIYEQKHEYKKAVELLKEIVNTYPNPQAAQYKLNYLEKLELSGGKEIVEPVERNIKVKDTGKDDNDNDGDDESDGAI
- the gyrA gene encoding DNA gyrase subunit A, which codes for MGQITIEEEIQKSYLEYSLSVIVGRAIPDVRDGLKPVHRRILYAMHELGNSYNRSYKKSARIVGDVIGKYHPHGDTAVYDALVRMAQSFAMRDPLVDGQGNFGSIDGDAAAAMRYTESRMSKLSSEFLADLEKNTVDFRDNYDNSLQEPTVLPTKVPNLLLNGTSGIAVGMATNIPPHNLGELLDGTLHLLDYPDCEIDDLRKFIKGPDFPTAGLCFGGKGLEEAYKTGRGSIKIRGVLGVEEHKSGKQSIVITEIPYALNKSTLVEKIALLVGEGRIEGVSDLRDESDRKGIRIVIDLKRGSIPDIIINSLYKFTQLETSFGINMMAVSGNRPMLMNLKQVLSFFLEHRREVIIRRTRFDLDKCEKRAHILEGLKIALDNIDEVVKIIRASSTGDEARQGLMDRFEFSKVQAQAILDMRLQRLTNLEHEKILEEYAEILKKIEYFKSILENEEVLKSVIKEELIEVKTSYSTDRKTVLMDQNPDDIDIEDLIPDDDAVITLSRRGYIKRTPLSNYQQQKRGGKGIAGVQTKDGDFIHTFLTTSNHQYLVLFTTKGKMFKIKVHQVPESSRIARGAHIANLLPLEKDEAIATALTLREFEEDRFFLFVTKKGMIKRSSIALYRNCRQSGIRAVSMREDDQLITVKEVYANSEAILVTKDGTSIRFSCQDARAMGRVASGVKGIALRPKDDVVSGVVTGDEERTQLLTISEGGYGKRTNIEQHRLQTRGGKGIISMRVTAKTGKVLGSIMVSPEDEVVILTSGNKIIRLGVKDVSLVGRATQGVRLVRMDDNDNAVGFDLVMDDGIEVDDLGEEETES
- the gyrB gene encoding DNA topoisomerase (ATP-hydrolyzing) subunit B; the protein is MAQNKDTYTADSITVLEGLAAVRKRPAMYIGSTDTRGLHHLVYEVVDNSIDEAMGGYCSKIKVKLHMDNSVTVSDDGRGIPVDMHPKEKKPALEIVMTVLHAGGKFDNDAYKVSGGLHGVGVSCVNALSEQLEATVRRDGKMYRQSYERGVPTGPVECIGDAVTTGTTIRFRPDEQIFETNQYDFNTLRKRFQELAYLNKGLEIEFLDERTNEKANFKAEGGIVEFVKDLNKGQTAVSEVVYAYSDIDNVVTELALQYNTAYKENTHTFANNIRTVEGGTHLAGFKTALTRAINTYIQNSDLPKKLKQKLSGDDVREGLTAVVSVKLCDPQFEGQTKTKLGNSEMMGIVATMVYDKLSSYFQENPKDAKAIVEKVVDAARARDAARKARELVRRKGALSDHSLPGKLADCQSKDPSECELFIVEGDSAGGSAKQGRNPKHQAILPLRGKILNVEKTRFDKMLGNKEIRALITAMGIGIGQEEGEKDFNKLRYHKVVIMTDADVDGSHIRTLLLTFFFRQYEELIQRGHLYIAQPPLYRIAKGKFEKFIKDDVELYSLLIDRVSKEIIIKSSNGTEYTNERLANLLDDIRFIKNKVYEAMNMGISDKLFAALISYEGKIYPADFAESDPEDFVNKIVKSGFKVFIEREDDEGEKRVYITFENENGKRTRLAVEFFNSKLFRYSYEKNRSIVEECEGNEFILERGEVDTPVTGIFNLLDAVLEEAYKGINLQRYKGLGEMNPEQLWETTMDPDKRSMLQVTINDAVTANEIFMDLMGDNVEPRREFIERNALAVQELDI